One region of Armigeres subalbatus isolate Guangzhou_Male chromosome 3, GZ_Asu_2, whole genome shotgun sequence genomic DNA includes:
- the LOC134221700 gene encoding uncharacterized protein LOC134221700: protein MGTEKVLGMWWCTASDTFTYKVSPRISADLLQGHIVPTKRQILSTLMMIYDPLGLLANFLMFLKMLLQEFWRSRVDWDDQIKDEQLKKWMKWLQVLPQVEIVSVPRCYRMKTSIGQQNVIQLHVFVNASENGYAAVAYLRFEENGVVECALVGAKARVAPLRFVSIPKLELQAAITGARLANDIMKTHKLKPAQRFFWSETRRSLLA from the coding sequence ATGGGAACTGAGAAAGTTCTCGGCATGTGGTGGTGTACCGCCTCCGATACGTTCACCTACAAGGTATCGCCACGGATTAGTGCGGATCTACTACAGGGTCACATCGTGCCGACTAAACGACAGATCTTGAGTACGCTGATGATGATCTATGATCCACTGGGACTGCTGGCGAACTTTCTTATGTTCCTGAAAATGCTACTGCAGGAGTTTTGGCGAAGTCGCGTCGATTGGGACGACCAGATCAAGGACGAACAGCTCAAGAAATGGATGAAGTGGCTGCAAGTTCTGCCACAGGTGGAAATTGTTAGCGTGCCAAGGTGTTACCGGATGAAGACCAGCATCGGACAACAGAATGTGATCCAGCTTCATGTGTTCGTGAATGCGTCGGAAAACGGATATGCGGCGGTTGCGTATCTGCGATTTGAAGAGAATGGCGTAGTGGAATGCGCACTTGTCGGCGCGAAGGCACGAGTAGCTCCATTGCGGTTCGTGTCGATCCCTAAGCTAGAACTTCAGGCAGCGATAACCGGAGCTCGTTTGGCGAACGACATCATGAAGACCCACAAGCTGAAGCCTGCGCAAAGGTTCTTCTGGTCGGAGACGAGACGTTCTCTGCTGGCTTAA
- the LOC134221699 gene encoding uncharacterized protein LOC134221699: protein MELTETKEWNWISTKLNVADDATKWQKSPDLSPSTRWFQAPEFLWKSSEQWPAQPSEFEETAEEMRPRVLHHFAQSAVFRWEDFSSWKDLLRRVAYVRRYPANLRRRQAKKPIVTGPLTQEELKESESLIFKMVQDAEFASEIGLLKKPRCKPLPKNSSLYKLSPYLDGYGVLRMRGRIDACEVVDENTKHPILLPKRHAVTDMIIASVHQRYCHINHQTALNDIRRRFYVPQLRSTYNRVRNRCQLCKNRQAKPAVPEMSALPPARLKAFCRPFSYIGIDYFGPMNVVVGRRAEKRWGVLITCLTVRAVHIEVAHSLTTDSCILALRNFSARRGASLEIVSGRGTNFIGASR from the coding sequence ATGGAACTGACGGAGACGAAAGAGTGGAACTGGATATCGACCAAACTGAACGTCGCCGATGACGCTACCAAGTGGCAAAAATCACCGGATCTGTCACCTTCAACCCGTTGGTTCCAAGCACCAGAATTCTTGTGGAAGTCGAGCGAACAGTGGCCAGCGCAACCGTCGGAGTTCGAAGAAACCGCCGAAGAGATGCGGCCGCGAGTACTCCATCACTTTGCGCAGTCTGCAGTCTTTCGGTGGGAGGACTTTTCATCGTGGAAGGATCTGCTGCGTCGCGTGGCATACGTGCGAAGGTATCCGGCGAATCTGCGAAGGAGGCAAGCGAAAAAACCAATCGTCACCGGTCCGCTAACGCAGGAGGAGTTGAAGGAATCCGAATCGTTGATCTTCAAGATGGTGCAGGATGCTGAATTCGCTTCTGAAATCGGTCTACTGAAGAAGCCGAGGTGTAAGCCGCTGCCGAAGAATAGCTCGCTGTACAAGCTTAGTCCGTACCTGGACGGTTATGGAGTACTACGTATGAGGGGCCGTATAGACGCCTGCGAAGTTGTGGACGAGAATACAAAGCACCCAATACTGCTGCCCAAGCGTCACGCGGTAACGGACATGATAATAGCCAGTGTTCATCAGCGGTACTGCCACATAAACCACCAGACTGCTCTTAACGACATCCGACGCAGATTTTACGTGCCTCAACTCCGCTCTACGTACAATCGTGTACGAAACCGATGTCAGCTCTGCAAGAACCGCCAGGCGAAGCCAGCTGTACCGGAAATGTCTGCTCTCCCACCTGCACGACTGAAAGCTTTCTGCCGCCCATTCTCCTACATCGGAATCGACTACTTTGGCCCGATGAACGTGGTCGTTGGCCGGAGGGCCGAGAAACGTTGGGGAGTCTTGATAACCTGCCTCACAGTACGAGCCGTACATATTGAGGTCGCCCACAGCCTCACGACGGACTCATGCATCCTAGCTCTTCGAAACTTCAGTGCCAGAAGAGGCGCCTCTCTGGAGATAGTCAGCGGTCGAGGCACTAACTTCATCGGAGCCAGCCGGTAG